A genomic segment from Lutzomyia longipalpis isolate SR_M1_2022 chromosome 3, ASM2433408v1 encodes:
- the LOC129792757 gene encoding zinc finger CCCH domain-containing protein 13-like isoform X2, producing the protein MSVHYKFKSALDFDTITFDGLHISVADLKKAIFQQKRIGKIADFDLQITNAQTKEEYTDDATLIPKNTSLTIARIPLAVQPKKQWEPSMEKSSSVRVPVETERAHVDLSRINGSEEDKINAMMMQSTADYDPTNYQKIRGSNQTGEVPMNYRCFKCHKPGHWIKNCPQIGASEMAEVKRSTGIPRSFIEQQQNEIIQQPVVPPPVEKKQEIPEDLICSICKDLFTDAVMIPCCGSSFCDECVRTALLESEDNECPDCHEKGSSPGSLIPNRFLRNSVNSFKNETGYNRKPASKPKAPAVVAPPAAAPAVVEEKEPQPEEKEESDFEDNITVTVPPAEVQCRGAFRDGHLNGRSRVDESPRGHHLPALGDEERSETPTVDENDIYAGLPEEPQRHAPPIERHHHMEEIKRRSPRARDDQHFGQYREMMPQGSYGRHGGGGEYPMAPHGPPPQGPHYGSQPRPTMYPDSYGGNHRIPYPHNRMPLGGYPMRGAMRPGPPSLASVYQGVAAKVGPGIIDDPLEAFNRIMREKERMKERRRTRSPDMDHRRPIRRRISRGRSPEMRRQRSNERRSEDRRRKRSSSYSRSSRSSRSRSRSPRKISRSPRKRSRTPRNRSRSRSPSFSMSRSRSRSVSPAGRYRDRGPPPPHNRYNRSPHSRSPPPRHRPREHRRIERNDRMERPDRIDRNERIDRNERMERNERMERNERNDRLERNDRIERNDRMDRNDRMDRNDRMDRNERMDRRDRDDIPRDNYRDKSPFRGGYARNSNTYNRNRGRPERGNYGQRDRSQGGAAMPPQHQQVEPYYQQQPSSLGYYPDNQFQRYPTQGHPTQPPPYITNLTPIEPHRYDDISSEKELFAEKAKEIDQPPVPGLEAAERFEKYPKESYTYPEAAGSGSGVDDGKSPRDNEGRQLPDSSTNEEKRNEERRAEEKSRGRSRSRSKESRRNRERSRTKTPNKWDIRRATSKERIRERHEWREQEASKSRRGEEKKRSEGRTKEREEKRHRDEDEEDIKKKSKDKKKRKKEKDVEKKKKKEKRREKEAKEMKKESSATREKSRSSRVDSEGKETKEVKEEQAEVAIEAAPPIVPQVQEEEKPEVVSSNVEESTTPNAPIDQEEDKLDISCDLYGDIMDKDDINLDFGQQESKEDDSIENQEKNSPNFMRSESILDINPTIDFDQEMEDTDVSMRSQEEKKSTSAGVLVTIPEPSKWELEEDQPDNQAKSIPSDTTTSSPEHKSNSSKMVTNEVLKRAENALFSRAINAIRPIEIRSINAERRKLYEDDGEAAPVSSVVVKTSPAKELFQITVPTNSDGLERSVEIKSGSVDVKEKVRAKTSPVRSIKDRLGVKVVDDKEAPMTFTPTLESEIRRSALKGKKESSAQMSPERRRSDDKNRRGQWNQRDEKHESKKIEPGESRGSSRDRRDRGTWSGRDSERTGRDAERSARDTEKSGRESERNVRGDADKSSRDRSGRDGGERKSKDAEKSGKDGDRRSRDADKNIRDNRGGKTLRRDDSREVRQKDDRKIESSRRRSQEKSSRDSKRSPSNSRRRSRSKKRSRSPRKSQTRGKTREKSQEKIRGKSRDKPREKSRDRTREKSKDRIREKSKDRTREKSRDRTRDKSRDRTREKSKGRNREKSRERATREKSQEKKRMSESREKAPAKEDVKVLQPAENDALKKLACDESTFEPDYDAHNELQENPQGDQEMDTKNTSEEKSSPTKEIFSPEPLRDERAAEKSTEKVVEKKPSASTSNSSSSDTDSSDAESVSGEHGRKRKKRSKHRKQKRKRASSTESADRGSSGKKKKSKKKSSKSHKKKKKSKHKTLKQKKKIKD; encoded by the exons ATGTCGGTGCACTACAAGTTTAAAAGTGCACTAGACTTTGATACAATCACCTTCGATGGTCTTCACATTTCCGTGGCGGATCTGAAGAAGGCGATTTTCCAGCAGAAGCGCATCGGGAAGATTGCCGACTTTGATTTGCAGATCACCAATGCCCAAACGAAGGAGG AGTACACGGATGACGCTACACTTATTCCCAAGAATACTTCCCTGACCATTGCCCGCATCCCCTTGGCAGTGCAACCGAAGAAACAATGGGAACCGAGTATGGAGAAGAGTTCATCAGTGCGAGTCCCTGTGGAGACAGAACGAGCTCATGTGGATCTGTCGAGAATAAATGGATCAGAGGAGGACAAGATAAATGCAATGATGATGCAAAGTACTGCTGATTACGATCCCACAAA CTACCAGAAAATCCGTGGCTCCAATCAAACTGGCGAAGTTCCCATGAATTATCGTTGCTTTAAATGCCACAAACCAGGGCATTGGATCAAAAACTGCCCCCAAATTGGCGCATCTGAGATGGCAGAGGTTAAGAGAAGTACGGGCATTCCCAGATCTTTCATAGAGCAGCAACAGAATGAaat aatCCAACAGCCTGTGGTACCACCGCCAGTAGAGAAAAAGCAAGAAATCCCGGAAGATTTAATCTGTAGCATTTGCAAAGATCTCTTCACGGATGCCGTAATGATTCCCTGCTGTGGTAGTTCTTTCTGCGATGAATGTGTCCGTACGGCTCTGCTTGAATCAGAGGACAATGAATGCCCTGATTGCCATGAGAAGGGTTCCTCACCTGGTTCACTCATCCCCAATCGTTTCCTGCGGAATTCCGTGAATTCCTTCAAGAATGAAACGGGCTACAATAGGAAGCCGGCATCTAAACCCAAAGCTCCCGCTGTTGTTGCACCTCCTGCTGCTGCCCCGGCTGTTGTGGAGGAAAAAGAACCCCAGCCGGAGGAGAAGGAGGAAAGTGACTTTGAGGATAACATCACAGTGACAGTGCCACCGGCGGAAGTTCAGTGTCGTGGTGCTTTTCGCGATGGGCACCTTAATGGACGCAGTAGGGTTGATGAATCACCAAGAGGTCACCATTTGCCAGCATTGGGAGACGAGGAACGTTCAGAGACACCAACAGTGGATGAGAATGATATTTATGCTGGACTGCCAGAGGAACCACAGCGACATGCTCCTCCCATTGAGCGTCATCATCACATGGAAGAG ATTAAACGACGCTCTCCGCGGGCAAGGGATGACCAGCATTTTGGTCAGTATCGCGAAATGATGCCACAAGGCTCATATGGAAGGCACGGTGGTGGGGGAGAGTACCCCATGGCACCTCATGGACCTCCCCCGCAGGGACCTCACTATGGATCTCAACCACGTCCAACCATGTATCCCGACTCCTATGGAGGTAATCATCGTATCCCCTATCCCCACAATCGTATGCCATTAGGTGGTTATCCCATGCGCGGAGCTATGCGACCCGGACCACCGAGCTTAGCGTCTGTGTACCAAGGGGTGGCTGCTAAAGTGGGGCCGGGCATCATTGATGATCCCCTTGAGGCGTTCAATCGCATTATGCGCGAAAAGGAACGCATGAAGGAGCGTAGGAGGACACGATCACCCGATATGGATCACAGGCGGCCAATTCGAAGGCGAATCTCACGGGGAAGAAGTCCAGAAATGCGTCGACAGAGATCCAATGAGAGACGTTCAGAGGATCGACGGAGGAAACGTAGCAGTTCCTACAGTCGCAGCTCAAGGAGCTCAag ATCTCGATCCAGATCGCCACGTAAGATATCCAGATCGCCGAGAAAACGATCTAGAACACCAAGGAATAGGTCAAGAAGTCGATCGCCATCATTCAGTATGAGTCG GTCGAGATCACGTTCTGTTTCACCAGCTGGTCGATATAGAGATCGAGGACCACCACCACCACATAATCGATACAATAGATCACCACATTCACGTTCACCTCCTCCTAG GCATCGTCCAAGGGAACATCGTCGTATTGAACGCAATGATCGCATGGAGCGTCCGGATCGTATTGATCGTAACGAACGCATTGATCGCAATGAGCGTATGGAGAGGAATGAACGAATGGAGCGCAATGAACGGAATGATCGTCTTGAACGGAATGATCGAATTGAGCGCAATGATCGAATGGATCGGAATGATCGAATGGATAGGAATGATCGTATGGACCGAAATGAACGTATGGACCGACGGGATAGAGATGATATTCCGCGGGACAACTACCGCGACAAGTCGCCCTTCAGAGGAGGATATGCTCG GAACAGTAATACGTACAATCGCAACCGTGGACGTCCTGAGAGGGGAAATTACGGGCAAAGAGATCGTTCTCAGGGTGGTGCAGCAATGCCGCCACAGCATCAGCAGGTTGAGCCCTACTACCAGCAGCAACCTTCATCACTGGGGTACTATCCTGATAACCAATTTCAGAG ATACCCCACGCAAGGACATCCAACACAACCACCGCCGTACATTACGAATTTGACCCCCATTGAGCCACATCGTTACGATGATATTTCTTCGGAGAAGGAATTATTTGCCGAGAAAGCCAAAGAGATTGATCAACCCCCGGTACCGGGACTGGAGGCGGCGGAACGCTTTGAAAAGTACCCAAAGGAATCATATACGTATCCCGAGGCAGCTGGTTCCGGAAGTGGGGTTGACGATGGGAAATCTCCGCGAGACAATGAGGGACGTCAATTGCCCGATAGTAGTACGAATGAGGAGAAGAGGAATGAAGAGAGGCGCGCCGAGGAGAAATCCCGTGGACGTTCACGGTCACGATCAAAGGAATCACGAAGAAATCGAGAGCGCTCACGTACAAAGACGCCCAATAAGTGGGATATTCGTCGTGCAACGAGTAAGGAAAGGATTCGAGAACGACATGAATGGCGTGAACAGGAAGCTTCAAAGTCTCGTCGGGGtgaggagaaaaagagatCCGAGGGGCGTACAAAGGAGCGTGAGGAGAAGAGGCACAGAGATGAGGATGAGGAGGACATTAAGAAAAAGTCAAAGGATAAGAAGAAGCGCAAGAAGGAGAAGGAtgttgagaagaagaagaaaaaggaaaagaggcgagaaaaggaagcaaaagaaatgaaaaaagaatcttcagCAACACGGGAGAAATCACGAAGTTCCAGAGTTGATTCTGAAGGGAAGGAAACAAAGGAAGTTAAGGAGGAGCAGGCGGAAGTAGCCATAGAAGCAGCACCACCCATTGTTCCTCAAGTGcaagaagaggaaaaaccCGAAGTTGTGTCATCAAATGTGGAGGAATCAACAACACCCAATGCGCCAATTGATcaagaagaagataaattgGACATCTCATGTGATCTCTATGGGGATATAATGGACAAAGATGACATTAATCTCGATTTTGGACAACAAGAATCCAAAGAGGATGATTCAATTGAGAATCAAGAGAAGAATTCACCGAATTTTATGCGAAGTGAATCAATTTTAGATATAAATCCAACAATTGACTTTGATCAGGAAATGGAGGATACTGATGTGAGTATGAGGAgtcaggaagagaagaaatccaCATCTGCGGGTGTTCTTGTGACCATTCCTGAGCCCTCAAAGTGGGAACTGGAGGAAGATCAACCGGACAATCAAGCCAAATCAATCCCAAGTGACACGACAACATCAAGTCCTGAACACAAATCAAATAGCAGCAAAATGGTGACGAATGAGGTGCTGAAGAGGGCAGAGAATGCTCTCTTCTCACGTGCCATCAATGCCATTCGCCCCATTGAAATACGCAGTATAAATGCGGAAAGGAGGAAGTTGTATGAGGATGATGGGGAAGCTGCTCCTGTATCATCGGTCGTTGTGAAGACAAGTCCCGCCAAGGAGCTCTTCCAGATCACTGTACCCACGAATAGTGATGGGCTAGAGAGATCCGTTGAGATTAAAAGTGGCAGTGTGGATGTTAAGGAGAAAGTAAGGGCAAAAACTTCTCCCGTGAGATCCATCAAGGATCGTTTGGGGGTGAAAGTTGTTGATGATAAGGAGGCCCCAATGACGTTCACGCCTACACTTGAATCCGAAATTCGACGGAGTGCACTGAAgggcaaaaaggaatcttctGCACAGATGTCGCCCGAAAGGAGGAGATCAGATGATAAAAATCGTCGTGGGCAGTGGAATCAGCGGGATGAGAAACACGAGAGCAAGAAGATTGAACCGGGTGAATCTCGTGGCAGCTCTCGTGATCGACGTGATCGTGGCACATGGTCCGG AAGAGATTCAGAAAGGACTGGTAGGGATGCGGAAAGAAGTGCAAGAGATACGGAGAAGAGTGgcagagagagcgagagaaatGTTAGAGGAGATGCCGATAAGAGTAGTCGAGATCGAAGTGGCAGAGATGGTGGTGAAAGGAAGAGCAAAGATGCCGAAAAGAGTGGAAAGGATGGGGATAGAAGAAGCAGAGATGCTGATAAAAATATCAGAGATAATCGCGGAGGGAAGACTCTGCGAAGGGATGATTCACGTGAGGTGAGGCAAAAGGATGATCGGAAGATTGAGAGCAGTCGCCGAAGGAGTCAGGAGAAGTCATCACGTGATTCCAAACGTTCCCCAAGTAATAGCCGTCGAAGATCTCGGAGTAAGAAACGATCCCGTAGCCCTCGAAAATCTCAAACTCGCGGCAAAACACGTGAGAAGTCTCAGGAGAAGATTCGTGGGAAATCACGAGATAAGCCACGAGAGAAATCCCGGGATAGGACACGAGAGAAGTCAAAGGATAGGATTAGAGAGAAATCAAAGGATAGGACACGTGAAAAATCACGAGATAGGACGCGAGATAAATCACGGGATAGAACTCGAGAAAAGTCAAAAGGCAGAAATCGAGAAAAATCACGAGAGAGGGCAACGCGTGAGAAATCACAGGAGAAGAAGAGAATGTCCGAGAGTAGAGAAAAGGCACCAGCAAAGGAGGATGTGAAGGTGTTACAACCAGCTGAGAATGATGCACTGAAGAAACTCGCCTGCGATGAATCAACTTTCGAGCCCGACTACGATGCGCACAATGAGTTGCAGGAAAATCCTCAAGGTGATCAGGAGATGGACACAAAAAATACTTCTGAGGAAAAGTCATCACCGACAAAGGAAATCTTCTCCCCAGAGCCACTGCGGGATGAGAGGGCAGCTGAGAAGTCAACGGAGAAGGTTGTAGAGAAGAAACCCAGCGCCAGTACTTCGAATTCCTCCAGTTCCGACACGGACTCTTCCGATGCGGAAAGTGTGAGTGGTGAGCATGGGCGGAAGCGCAAGAAACGCTCAAAGCATCGGAAGCAAAAGCGAAAACGTGCTTCATCCACGGAATCCGCGGATAGGGGAAGCAgtgggaagaagaaaaagagcaAGAAGAAGTCTAGCAAGtcacacaaaaagaaaaagaagagcaAGCACAA GACATTaaaacagaagaagaaaataaaggatTAA
- the LOC129792757 gene encoding E3 ubiquitin-protein ligase RBBP6-like isoform X4, with translation MSVHYKFKSALDFDTITFDGLHISVADLKKAIFQQKRIGKIADFDLQITNAQTKEEYTDDATLIPKNTSLTIARIPLAVQPKKQWEPSMEKSSSVRVPVETERAHVDLSRINGSEEDKINAMMMQSTADYDPTNYQKIRGSNQTGEVPMNYRCFKCHKPGHWIKNCPQIGASEMAEVKRSTGIPRSFIEQQQNEIIQQPVVPPPVEKKQEIPEDLICSICKDLFTDAVMIPCCGSSFCDECVRTALLESEDNECPDCHEKGSSPGSLIPNRFLRNSVNSFKNETGYNRKPASKPKAPAVVAPPAAAPAVVEEKEPQPEEKEESDFEDNITVTVPPAEVQCRGAFRDGHLNGRSRVDESPRGHHLPALGDEERSETPTVDENDIYAGLPEEPQRHAPPIERHHHMEEIKRRSPRARDDQHFGQYREMMPQGSYGRHGGGGEYPMAPHGPPPQGPHYGSQPRPTMYPDSYGGNHRIPYPHNRMPLGGYPMRGAMRPGPPSLASVYQGVAAKVGPGIIDDPLEAFNRIMREKERMKERRRTRSPDMDHRRPIRRRISRGRSPEMRRQRSNERRSEDRRRKRSSSYSRSSRSSRSRSRSPRKISRSPRKRSRTPRNRSRSRSPSFSMSRHRPREHRRIERNDRMERPDRIDRNERIDRNERMERNERMERNERNDRLERNDRIERNDRMDRNDRMDRNDRMDRNERMDRRDRDDIPRDNYRDKSPFRGGYARNSNTYNRNRGRPERGNYGQRDRSQGGAAMPPQHQQVEPYYQQQPSSLGYYPDNQFQRYPTQGHPTQPPPYITNLTPIEPHRYDDISSEKELFAEKAKEIDQPPVPGLEAAERFEKYPKESYTYPEAAGSGSGVDDGKSPRDNEGRQLPDSSTNEEKRNEERRAEEKSRGRSRSRSKESRRNRERSRTKTPNKWDIRRATSKERIRERHEWREQEASKSRRGEEKKRSEGRTKEREEKRHRDEDEEDIKKKSKDKKKRKKEKDVEKKKKKEKRREKEAKEMKKESSATREKSRSSRVDSEGKETKEVKEEQAEVAIEAAPPIVPQVQEEEKPEVVSSNVEESTTPNAPIDQEEDKLDISCDLYGDIMDKDDINLDFGQQESKEDDSIENQEKNSPNFMRSESILDINPTIDFDQEMEDTDVSMRSQEEKKSTSAGVLVTIPEPSKWELEEDQPDNQAKSIPSDTTTSSPEHKSNSSKMVTNEVLKRAENALFSRAINAIRPIEIRSINAERRKLYEDDGEAAPVSSVVVKTSPAKELFQITVPTNSDGLERSVEIKSGSVDVKEKVRAKTSPVRSIKDRLGVKVVDDKEAPMTFTPTLESEIRRSALKGKKESSAQMSPERRRSDDKNRRGQWNQRDEKHESKKIEPGESRGSSRDRRDRGTWSGRDSERTGRDAERSARDTEKSGRESERNVRGDADKSSRDRSGRDGGERKSKDAEKSGKDGDRRSRDADKNIRDNRGGKTLRRDDSREVRQKDDRKIESSRRRSQEKSSRDSKRSPSNSRRRSRSKKRSRSPRKSQTRGKTREKSQEKIRGKSRDKPREKSRDRTREKSKDRIREKSKDRTREKSRDRTRDKSRDRTREKSKGRNREKSRERATREKSQEKKRMSESREKAPAKEDVKVLQPAENDALKKLACDESTFEPDYDAHNELQENPQGDQEMDTKNTSEEKSSPTKEIFSPEPLRDERAAEKSTEKVVEKKPSASTSNSSSSDTDSSDAESVSGEHGRKRKKRSKHRKQKRKRASSTESADRGSSGKKKKSKKKSSKSHKKKKKSKHKTLKQKKKIKD, from the exons ATGTCGGTGCACTACAAGTTTAAAAGTGCACTAGACTTTGATACAATCACCTTCGATGGTCTTCACATTTCCGTGGCGGATCTGAAGAAGGCGATTTTCCAGCAGAAGCGCATCGGGAAGATTGCCGACTTTGATTTGCAGATCACCAATGCCCAAACGAAGGAGG AGTACACGGATGACGCTACACTTATTCCCAAGAATACTTCCCTGACCATTGCCCGCATCCCCTTGGCAGTGCAACCGAAGAAACAATGGGAACCGAGTATGGAGAAGAGTTCATCAGTGCGAGTCCCTGTGGAGACAGAACGAGCTCATGTGGATCTGTCGAGAATAAATGGATCAGAGGAGGACAAGATAAATGCAATGATGATGCAAAGTACTGCTGATTACGATCCCACAAA CTACCAGAAAATCCGTGGCTCCAATCAAACTGGCGAAGTTCCCATGAATTATCGTTGCTTTAAATGCCACAAACCAGGGCATTGGATCAAAAACTGCCCCCAAATTGGCGCATCTGAGATGGCAGAGGTTAAGAGAAGTACGGGCATTCCCAGATCTTTCATAGAGCAGCAACAGAATGAaat aatCCAACAGCCTGTGGTACCACCGCCAGTAGAGAAAAAGCAAGAAATCCCGGAAGATTTAATCTGTAGCATTTGCAAAGATCTCTTCACGGATGCCGTAATGATTCCCTGCTGTGGTAGTTCTTTCTGCGATGAATGTGTCCGTACGGCTCTGCTTGAATCAGAGGACAATGAATGCCCTGATTGCCATGAGAAGGGTTCCTCACCTGGTTCACTCATCCCCAATCGTTTCCTGCGGAATTCCGTGAATTCCTTCAAGAATGAAACGGGCTACAATAGGAAGCCGGCATCTAAACCCAAAGCTCCCGCTGTTGTTGCACCTCCTGCTGCTGCCCCGGCTGTTGTGGAGGAAAAAGAACCCCAGCCGGAGGAGAAGGAGGAAAGTGACTTTGAGGATAACATCACAGTGACAGTGCCACCGGCGGAAGTTCAGTGTCGTGGTGCTTTTCGCGATGGGCACCTTAATGGACGCAGTAGGGTTGATGAATCACCAAGAGGTCACCATTTGCCAGCATTGGGAGACGAGGAACGTTCAGAGACACCAACAGTGGATGAGAATGATATTTATGCTGGACTGCCAGAGGAACCACAGCGACATGCTCCTCCCATTGAGCGTCATCATCACATGGAAGAG ATTAAACGACGCTCTCCGCGGGCAAGGGATGACCAGCATTTTGGTCAGTATCGCGAAATGATGCCACAAGGCTCATATGGAAGGCACGGTGGTGGGGGAGAGTACCCCATGGCACCTCATGGACCTCCCCCGCAGGGACCTCACTATGGATCTCAACCACGTCCAACCATGTATCCCGACTCCTATGGAGGTAATCATCGTATCCCCTATCCCCACAATCGTATGCCATTAGGTGGTTATCCCATGCGCGGAGCTATGCGACCCGGACCACCGAGCTTAGCGTCTGTGTACCAAGGGGTGGCTGCTAAAGTGGGGCCGGGCATCATTGATGATCCCCTTGAGGCGTTCAATCGCATTATGCGCGAAAAGGAACGCATGAAGGAGCGTAGGAGGACACGATCACCCGATATGGATCACAGGCGGCCAATTCGAAGGCGAATCTCACGGGGAAGAAGTCCAGAAATGCGTCGACAGAGATCCAATGAGAGACGTTCAGAGGATCGACGGAGGAAACGTAGCAGTTCCTACAGTCGCAGCTCAAGGAGCTCAag ATCTCGATCCAGATCGCCACGTAAGATATCCAGATCGCCGAGAAAACGATCTAGAACACCAAGGAATAGGTCAAGAAGTCGATCGCCATCATTCAGTATGAGTCG GCATCGTCCAAGGGAACATCGTCGTATTGAACGCAATGATCGCATGGAGCGTCCGGATCGTATTGATCGTAACGAACGCATTGATCGCAATGAGCGTATGGAGAGGAATGAACGAATGGAGCGCAATGAACGGAATGATCGTCTTGAACGGAATGATCGAATTGAGCGCAATGATCGAATGGATCGGAATGATCGAATGGATAGGAATGATCGTATGGACCGAAATGAACGTATGGACCGACGGGATAGAGATGATATTCCGCGGGACAACTACCGCGACAAGTCGCCCTTCAGAGGAGGATATGCTCG GAACAGTAATACGTACAATCGCAACCGTGGACGTCCTGAGAGGGGAAATTACGGGCAAAGAGATCGTTCTCAGGGTGGTGCAGCAATGCCGCCACAGCATCAGCAGGTTGAGCCCTACTACCAGCAGCAACCTTCATCACTGGGGTACTATCCTGATAACCAATTTCAGAG ATACCCCACGCAAGGACATCCAACACAACCACCGCCGTACATTACGAATTTGACCCCCATTGAGCCACATCGTTACGATGATATTTCTTCGGAGAAGGAATTATTTGCCGAGAAAGCCAAAGAGATTGATCAACCCCCGGTACCGGGACTGGAGGCGGCGGAACGCTTTGAAAAGTACCCAAAGGAATCATATACGTATCCCGAGGCAGCTGGTTCCGGAAGTGGGGTTGACGATGGGAAATCTCCGCGAGACAATGAGGGACGTCAATTGCCCGATAGTAGTACGAATGAGGAGAAGAGGAATGAAGAGAGGCGCGCCGAGGAGAAATCCCGTGGACGTTCACGGTCACGATCAAAGGAATCACGAAGAAATCGAGAGCGCTCACGTACAAAGACGCCCAATAAGTGGGATATTCGTCGTGCAACGAGTAAGGAAAGGATTCGAGAACGACATGAATGGCGTGAACAGGAAGCTTCAAAGTCTCGTCGGGGtgaggagaaaaagagatCCGAGGGGCGTACAAAGGAGCGTGAGGAGAAGAGGCACAGAGATGAGGATGAGGAGGACATTAAGAAAAAGTCAAAGGATAAGAAGAAGCGCAAGAAGGAGAAGGAtgttgagaagaagaagaaaaaggaaaagaggcgagaaaaggaagcaaaagaaatgaaaaaagaatcttcagCAACACGGGAGAAATCACGAAGTTCCAGAGTTGATTCTGAAGGGAAGGAAACAAAGGAAGTTAAGGAGGAGCAGGCGGAAGTAGCCATAGAAGCAGCACCACCCATTGTTCCTCAAGTGcaagaagaggaaaaaccCGAAGTTGTGTCATCAAATGTGGAGGAATCAACAACACCCAATGCGCCAATTGATcaagaagaagataaattgGACATCTCATGTGATCTCTATGGGGATATAATGGACAAAGATGACATTAATCTCGATTTTGGACAACAAGAATCCAAAGAGGATGATTCAATTGAGAATCAAGAGAAGAATTCACCGAATTTTATGCGAAGTGAATCAATTTTAGATATAAATCCAACAATTGACTTTGATCAGGAAATGGAGGATACTGATGTGAGTATGAGGAgtcaggaagagaagaaatccaCATCTGCGGGTGTTCTTGTGACCATTCCTGAGCCCTCAAAGTGGGAACTGGAGGAAGATCAACCGGACAATCAAGCCAAATCAATCCCAAGTGACACGACAACATCAAGTCCTGAACACAAATCAAATAGCAGCAAAATGGTGACGAATGAGGTGCTGAAGAGGGCAGAGAATGCTCTCTTCTCACGTGCCATCAATGCCATTCGCCCCATTGAAATACGCAGTATAAATGCGGAAAGGAGGAAGTTGTATGAGGATGATGGGGAAGCTGCTCCTGTATCATCGGTCGTTGTGAAGACAAGTCCCGCCAAGGAGCTCTTCCAGATCACTGTACCCACGAATAGTGATGGGCTAGAGAGATCCGTTGAGATTAAAAGTGGCAGTGTGGATGTTAAGGAGAAAGTAAGGGCAAAAACTTCTCCCGTGAGATCCATCAAGGATCGTTTGGGGGTGAAAGTTGTTGATGATAAGGAGGCCCCAATGACGTTCACGCCTACACTTGAATCCGAAATTCGACGGAGTGCACTGAAgggcaaaaaggaatcttctGCACAGATGTCGCCCGAAAGGAGGAGATCAGATGATAAAAATCGTCGTGGGCAGTGGAATCAGCGGGATGAGAAACACGAGAGCAAGAAGATTGAACCGGGTGAATCTCGTGGCAGCTCTCGTGATCGACGTGATCGTGGCACATGGTCCGG AAGAGATTCAGAAAGGACTGGTAGGGATGCGGAAAGAAGTGCAAGAGATACGGAGAAGAGTGgcagagagagcgagagaaatGTTAGAGGAGATGCCGATAAGAGTAGTCGAGATCGAAGTGGCAGAGATGGTGGTGAAAGGAAGAGCAAAGATGCCGAAAAGAGTGGAAAGGATGGGGATAGAAGAAGCAGAGATGCTGATAAAAATATCAGAGATAATCGCGGAGGGAAGACTCTGCGAAGGGATGATTCACGTGAGGTGAGGCAAAAGGATGATCGGAAGATTGAGAGCAGTCGCCGAAGGAGTCAGGAGAAGTCATCACGTGATTCCAAACGTTCCCCAAGTAATAGCCGTCGAAGATCTCGGAGTAAGAAACGATCCCGTAGCCCTCGAAAATCTCAAACTCGCGGCAAAACACGTGAGAAGTCTCAGGAGAAGATTCGTGGGAAATCACGAGATAAGCCACGAGAGAAATCCCGGGATAGGACACGAGAGAAGTCAAAGGATAGGATTAGAGAGAAATCAAAGGATAGGACACGTGAAAAATCACGAGATAGGACGCGAGATAAATCACGGGATAGAACTCGAGAAAAGTCAAAAGGCAGAAATCGAGAAAAATCACGAGAGAGGGCAACGCGTGAGAAATCACAGGAGAAGAAGAGAATGTCCGAGAGTAGAGAAAAGGCACCAGCAAAGGAGGATGTGAAGGTGTTACAACCAGCTGAGAATGATGCACTGAAGAAACTCGCCTGCGATGAATCAACTTTCGAGCCCGACTACGATGCGCACAATGAGTTGCAGGAAAATCCTCAAGGTGATCAGGAGATGGACACAAAAAATACTTCTGAGGAAAAGTCATCACCGACAAAGGAAATCTTCTCCCCAGAGCCACTGCGGGATGAGAGGGCAGCTGAGAAGTCAACGGAGAAGGTTGTAGAGAAGAAACCCAGCGCCAGTACTTCGAATTCCTCCAGTTCCGACACGGACTCTTCCGATGCGGAAAGTGTGAGTGGTGAGCATGGGCGGAAGCGCAAGAAACGCTCAAAGCATCGGAAGCAAAAGCGAAAACGTGCTTCATCCACGGAATCCGCGGATAGGGGAAGCAgtgggaagaagaaaaagagcaAGAAGAAGTCTAGCAAGtcacacaaaaagaaaaagaagagcaAGCACAA GACATTaaaacagaagaagaaaataaaggatTAA